ACGCCGGCCTCGAACCGGAAGGCATTCCCCATCCGCCGCATCCCATCGCGCATTACGAACGTCGTGATGCGCGGCGGCTCGATGGGATCTCGCGCGCGCTGGATCGACTGGCGCGTCCGTTTATGCGTTTTGGCGGCCGCCGAATCTCGAGCTACAACGGGATGGGGTATATCGGCATCGTCGCCGGTACTGCCGCCGGCGCCGCCGTGGGAGCCGTGCGCGGCCTGTCGCCCGGGGTACTCGCCGCCGTCTGGCTCGCGGTGGTTCTGGTATCGGCTGCCCAGATCGTGGCTACCGTCGTGGTGACGGGTCGCGACCGACTCGTCTTTCTCCGTTTTCTGCTGGGCGGCCTGGTGGCATCGGCGCTTGTGGCCGGGCTCGCCGGCGTATCAGTTCTGGCCGTCCTGGATGCCGTCATCGTGGGGTTCGGGGCGCTGCAGGCGCCGGGGCGCGTGGGGTGTTTCATGGCCGGTTGTTGCCACGGCGTGCCGGCCGCATGGGGGGTATCGTACGGCGCTCGTCATACCGCATCGGGCATTCCACCGGCCCTGTTCGGGGTACGATTCGTTCCCATCCAACTCCTGGAAAGCGGGTGGATCGTGTTGTGCACGTTCGTCGCCATCGTGCTCGCCTTTTCCGGCGCCGCGGCCGGCGTCCCACTGTTCGTGTATATCGCCTTTTACGCAACCGGTCGCTTCAGTGTGGAATATGCTAGAGGCGATCGGTATCGCCTCGCCCACGGTGGGTTGACCGAAGCGCAGTGGATCACCCTTGCGCTGACGCTCGGCG
The nucleotide sequence above comes from Rhodothermales bacterium. Encoded proteins:
- a CDS encoding prolipoprotein diacylglyceryl transferase is translated as MNEAVRVRHEAAHRAYAGLEPEGIPHPPHPIAHYERRDARRLDGISRALDRLARPFMRFGGRRISSYNGMGYIGIVAGTAAGAAVGAVRGLSPGVLAAVWLAVVLVSAAQIVATVVVTGRDRLVFLRFLLGGLVASALVAGLAGVSVLAVLDAVIVGFGALQAPGRVGCFMAGCCHGVPAAWGVSYGARHTASGIPPALFGVRFVPIQLLESGWIVLCTFVAIVLAFSGAAAGVPLFVYIAFYATGRFSVEYARGDRYRLAHGGLTEAQWITLALTLGASGAVLAGGAPAPRWLPGVLALPILFALWQAMRRRRDGGATEPHDLFLLARAIDTLEAGDAMPARRPGAVHVARMTNGVLVSREPAVDGISLTFTLSGTAGLLAPRKARRLGAFLFRLRPAIQQAVLYKAGANMYHMACRLTRSVDAPAPTPFLA